The Thermoproteales archaeon genome includes a window with the following:
- a CDS encoding AbrB/MazE/SpoVT family DNA-binding domain-containing protein, with amino-acid sequence MYSKMEIIKIVDKQGRVVLPKKWRQKYAKKGRVILRIEGERIIIEPFKLPNLTEFFDSVEVEIKSDLSDWKSVRRELLETH; translated from the coding sequence ATGTATTCTAAAATGGAAATAATCAAAATTGTGGATAAACAAGGAAGAGTGGTATTACCAAAAAAGTGGAGGCAAAAATATGCTAAAAAAGGAAGAGTTATCTTAAGGATAGAGGGGGAGAGGATAATCATAGAACCTTTCAAGCTTCCAAATTTAACAGAGTTCTTCGACTCTGTTGAAGTTGAAATCAAATCCGACCTCTCTGACTGGAAATCTGTGAGGAGGGAGCTACTTGAAACTCATTGA
- a CDS encoding type II toxin-antitoxin system VapC family toxin, with product MKLIDVSVFVHAFLKPKRKLKPHEVEIKKSAKTIVKKINEGEEVGLTVVQLAEIANILESYMPLEKALQIEKFLLYAPNIKIYEVDKKNCLKALKTAEEEKIGLSDAIAYIIMLENNIKEIYSFDKDF from the coding sequence TTGAAACTCATTGACGTAAGCGTCTTCGTCCACGCATTTCTAAAGCCTAAGAGAAAACTCAAACCACACGAAGTCGAAATAAAGAAATCCGCGAAGACAATCGTGAAAAAGATAAACGAAGGCGAAGAAGTCGGCCTAACAGTTGTACAGTTAGCCGAAATCGCCAACATATTAGAAAGCTATATGCCCCTAGAAAAAGCATTACAGATAGAGAAATTCCTCCTATACGCTCCAAACATAAAAATATACGAAGTCGACAAGAAAAACTGCCTAAAAGCTCTAAAAACAGCCGAAGAAGAGAAAATAGGACTAAGCGACGCCATAGCATACATAATAATGCTCGAAAACAACATAAAAGAAATCTACTCTTTCGACAAAGACTTCGA